One genomic window of Paraburkholderia phytofirmans PsJN includes the following:
- a CDS encoding polysaccharide biosynthesis tyrosine autokinase, with product MTQTKLPPTGAPDSEEELDFVTILDVLIESRWLIGIVVAFFVVTGTLYAFLSNPVYEADLLIQVEDSPESSAEKGLLGDVSSLFDVKSTAAAESQILASRLVVTRAVDNLKLFIDAQPRYFPLIGNWIARRSQELSTPGLFGMGGYAWGNEHIDVAQFDVPVSLEDDKFRLTVIDATHYRLTGDDLTDPFVGQIGRVESVPSCCGKILLWVKSIKGRPDTQFVLRRHSRMKSITDLQNNLDVQEKVKQSGVLIASLLDTDPVRVAAELNAVGDQYIRQNVERKSAEAAQSLEFLNSQLPVIKQRLDEAQQRYTAARNKLGSVDLTEEAKVVLQQSVDAKTKLLELEEQRQGLAARFNGHHPAIRTIDSQIATLRQYSDAASARIKQLPDVQQQIVQLQLDVQVNTDLYTSLLNNFQQLQLVKAGKTGNVRLVDTAAIPEKPVKPKKLIVLAGSLVVGLFAGAVLAFVRNMLFRGISDPTELERRTGLHVYATIPLSKRQQEISRVSSAKKAGTHVLAADSPSDPAIESLRSLRTALQFAMVNARNNVVLLTGSAPAVGKSFVSVNFAAVLAAGGKKVLLIDGDLRKGHLHQSFGFERGGGFSELVSGLSTFEQVVRRDLLARLDFVSTGTLPRNPAELLLGERVASCIEELSKRYDIVLIDSAPTLAAADAGILAPNAGTVFLVARAAVTKAGEITESVKRLAQNGVEANGVLFNGLNLSHARYGYGSKYGSYRYAAYEYGGETRS from the coding sequence ATGACGCAAACTAAATTGCCTCCCACGGGGGCACCTGATAGTGAAGAAGAACTGGATTTCGTGACGATTCTCGACGTGCTGATAGAAAGCCGTTGGCTGATCGGCATTGTCGTTGCCTTCTTCGTCGTGACCGGCACGCTCTACGCGTTTCTGAGCAATCCGGTCTATGAAGCCGATCTTCTCATACAGGTCGAAGACAGCCCGGAGAGCTCGGCGGAAAAGGGCTTGCTGGGCGATGTTTCGTCGTTGTTCGACGTGAAATCGACGGCTGCCGCCGAAAGCCAGATTCTGGCGTCACGCCTGGTCGTTACGCGTGCGGTCGACAACCTCAAACTGTTTATCGACGCACAGCCGCGCTACTTCCCGTTGATCGGGAACTGGATAGCGCGTCGCAGTCAGGAGTTATCCACGCCCGGCCTGTTCGGCATGGGTGGCTACGCGTGGGGGAACGAACATATCGATGTGGCGCAGTTCGACGTGCCGGTATCGCTCGAGGACGACAAATTCCGGCTGACGGTGATCGACGCGACGCACTATCGGCTGACCGGCGACGATCTCACCGACCCATTTGTCGGGCAGATTGGACGGGTCGAGTCCGTACCGTCGTGTTGCGGAAAGATCCTTCTCTGGGTGAAATCCATTAAAGGCCGGCCGGATACGCAGTTCGTGCTTCGACGCCATTCGCGTATGAAGAGTATCACCGACTTGCAAAACAACCTCGACGTTCAAGAGAAAGTGAAGCAATCGGGCGTATTGATTGCGAGTCTGCTCGATACCGACCCGGTGCGCGTAGCGGCGGAGTTGAACGCGGTGGGCGATCAGTACATCCGGCAGAACGTCGAACGAAAGTCCGCTGAAGCTGCGCAATCTCTGGAGTTTCTAAACTCGCAATTGCCTGTGATCAAGCAACGGCTCGACGAGGCCCAGCAGCGGTATACGGCGGCACGGAACAAACTCGGCAGCGTCGACCTGACTGAGGAAGCGAAGGTGGTATTGCAGCAGTCCGTCGATGCCAAGACCAAGTTACTCGAACTCGAGGAGCAACGCCAAGGTCTCGCGGCGCGATTCAATGGACACCATCCGGCAATCCGCACGATCGACTCGCAGATTGCGACATTGCGTCAATACAGCGACGCGGCATCCGCCAGAATCAAGCAATTGCCCGACGTGCAGCAGCAGATCGTTCAGTTGCAACTCGACGTTCAGGTCAATACCGATCTCTACACGTCGTTGCTGAACAACTTTCAGCAATTGCAACTCGTCAAGGCGGGCAAGACGGGGAATGTGCGTCTGGTCGACACGGCGGCGATTCCTGAGAAGCCGGTCAAGCCGAAAAAGTTGATCGTGCTTGCAGGATCGCTGGTTGTCGGCTTGTTTGCAGGAGCGGTGCTGGCCTTTGTGCGCAACATGCTGTTCCGCGGCATCAGTGACCCGACCGAGCTGGAGCGCCGCACAGGGTTGCACGTGTACGCGACGATCCCGTTGAGCAAGCGTCAGCAGGAGATAAGCAGGGTGTCGAGTGCGAAGAAAGCGGGTACACACGTTCTCGCCGCCGATTCGCCCAGCGATCCGGCTATCGAAAGCTTACGAAGTCTGAGAACTGCGCTGCAGTTTGCGATGGTGAATGCGCGAAACAACGTCGTACTGTTGACTGGATCTGCGCCGGCGGTGGGTAAGTCGTTCGTGTCGGTGAATTTTGCGGCGGTGCTCGCGGCAGGGGGCAAAAAAGTGCTGCTGATCGACGGTGACTTGCGCAAAGGGCATTTGCATCAGTCGTTCGGATTTGAACGCGGTGGCGGATTTTCAGAGCTGGTGTCGGGGCTTTCGACATTCGAGCAGGTCGTGCGTCGCGATCTGCTTGCGCGACTGGACTTTGTTTCGACAGGAACGCTGCCGCGAAATCCCGCGGAACTGTTGTTGGGTGAGCGGGTGGCGTCTTGTATCGAAGAGCTGTCGAAGCGGTACGACATCGTGCTGATCGACTCGGCGCCTACACTCGCAGCCGCCGACGCCGGGATTCTCGCGCCGAATGCCGGCACGGTGTTCCTGGTCGCCCGGGCGGCGGTGACAAAAGCGGGCGAGATCACGGAGTCGGTCAAGCGGCTCGCCCAAAACGGGGTCGAGGCAAACGGCGTACTCTTTAACGGGCTCAATCTGTCGCACGCACGGTATGGCTACGGCTCCAAATACGGCTCATATCGCTATGCAGCCTATGAATACGGTGGCGAGACGCGTAGCTAG
- a CDS encoding low molecular weight protein-tyrosine-phosphatase encodes MVQSVLVVCVGNICRSPMAVGLLRTRLRHVRVESAGLGALIGHPADAIARELMRERDIVIDDHRARPLSAPLCAQSDVIFVMDARQKQSVVDRYPTTRGKVFRLGEFIDQDIFDPYGGERSDFQACLTLIDRAIEGWVERLKIVA; translated from the coding sequence ATGGTCCAATCGGTTCTCGTGGTCTGTGTCGGCAACATCTGCCGAAGCCCGATGGCGGTAGGGCTTCTGCGCACACGGCTGCGCCATGTTCGCGTGGAGTCCGCGGGACTCGGCGCTCTTATCGGCCACCCGGCCGACGCGATCGCGCGTGAGTTGATGCGCGAGCGCGACATCGTGATCGACGATCACCGCGCCCGCCCGCTCTCGGCGCCTCTGTGCGCGCAGTCGGATGTGATCTTCGTGATGGACGCCAGACAGAAGCAGAGCGTGGTCGATCGTTATCCGACCACGCGTGGAAAGGTATTTCGGCTGGGCGAATTCATTGATCAGGATATTTTCGACCCTTACGGAGGCGAGCGTTCAGATTTTCAAGCGTGCCTCACCTTGATTGACCGCGCGATCGAAGGCTGGGTCGAGCGACTCAAAATTGTGGCTTAA
- a CDS encoding polysaccharide biosynthesis/export family protein, producing MRNRFASLIQRLSLCSVVALGACAFAPGMSFDPHKPIDPEDPSSVPVITPITFKLIEQESSARKAAIAADTSYASLIAPPAPYRIGAQDVLSIIVWDHPELVMPNLSYAIGTDSGASPATVGMAAQSLPGFVVSKDGYVQFPYVKKIKASGLTELQLQQELIDHLKQNLNDPQVTVRVIGYRSQKAYIDGEVRQPGVKQITDVPMTLAEMLNLANGVAATGDLSRIELTRGGITHWINLPEMLKRGINPKDIAIRDQDAIRVPPLIEHRVVVSGEVVKPGPVVFKTNGHLTLSDALGDAGGVSQLSGDAGEIYVVRAKSDDGLPKIFHLDSKSPTGMVLAAGFEMKPDDVVYVDAPGVIRWYRVVTPLVGSATGAYYLQRTTTGN from the coding sequence ATGAGAAATCGCTTTGCATCACTTATTCAACGCTTGTCCCTGTGTTCGGTGGTTGCGCTTGGTGCTTGCGCATTTGCGCCGGGGATGAGTTTTGATCCACATAAACCGATCGATCCGGAGGATCCTTCTTCAGTGCCGGTGATCACTCCGATTACGTTCAAGCTGATCGAGCAGGAGTCGTCGGCGCGCAAGGCAGCCATAGCGGCCGACACCAGCTATGCATCGTTGATCGCGCCACCGGCTCCCTATCGGATCGGAGCCCAAGACGTGCTGTCTATCATCGTTTGGGATCACCCGGAACTGGTGATGCCTAACCTGAGTTATGCGATCGGTACCGATTCGGGCGCTTCTCCGGCTACCGTCGGCATGGCGGCACAAAGCCTGCCTGGCTTTGTGGTCAGCAAGGACGGCTATGTCCAGTTTCCCTATGTGAAGAAGATCAAGGCCAGTGGACTGACCGAGTTGCAACTGCAGCAGGAATTGATCGATCACCTGAAGCAGAACCTCAACGATCCGCAAGTAACGGTGCGCGTGATCGGATACCGCAGTCAGAAAGCCTATATCGATGGCGAAGTACGCCAGCCGGGCGTCAAGCAGATCACCGATGTCCCGATGACTTTGGCCGAGATGCTGAATCTGGCAAACGGCGTTGCGGCCACAGGCGATCTGAGCAGAATCGAACTGACTCGCGGCGGCATCACACATTGGATCAATCTTCCCGAGATGCTGAAACGCGGAATCAATCCGAAGGACATTGCGATCCGTGACCAGGACGCGATCCGGGTCCCGCCTTTGATCGAGCATCGGGTCGTGGTGTCAGGCGAAGTCGTGAAGCCGGGGCCTGTCGTGTTCAAGACGAATGGTCATTTGACGCTAAGCGATGCGCTCGGCGACGCGGGCGGTGTCAGCCAGTTGAGCGGCGATGCGGGTGAAATCTATGTGGTGCGCGCGAAATCGGACGATGGACTACCGAAGATATTCCATCTCGACAGCAAGTCGCCGACCGGAATGGTGCTTGCCGCTGGTTTTGAAATGAAGCCGGACGACGTCGTGTATGTCGACGCGCCAGGCGTGATCAGGTGGTACCGCGTCGTGACGCCTCTGGTGGGCAGTGCGACCGGAGCGTATTACCTGCAACGAACTACAACGGGTAACTGA
- a CDS encoding undecaprenyl-phosphate glucose phosphotransferase: MQSVKPLGFHPGTRAPAFLFALLDACFVLAGAAIAYVFRFDDFTAWSDATLLLVAFNTAMTVLLFPTLGIYQSWRGRSPLEMVSLVTIGWVAVFVLGLVLVFTTHQARTLSRLWCGTWLVTSLVLLVGLRLAKYQLSKQLWRRGINVQPVAIVGANPLSLTLIDRLRKNAQSGFSPECVFDEDPLASTYAGGLPVVASLEGLADAVRTRGIKEIWLVLPLREEARVHAVLNAFRHDFVNVRFIPNVRDFSLFNHSVSEVVGLSAINLLASPSADPRFVPKQIFDRTFAALALLCLLPLMLVIGILVKLSSPGPVFFRQWRKGANGNEFQIYKFRTMVVHSEDAGQLTQAKRRDPRVTPIGALLRKTSLDELPQFINVLKGDMSVVGPRPHALQHDELYKDLVHGYMFRYRIKPGITGWAQINGYRGETDKIEKMQGRIAFDLYYIENWTFGLDLKIVLKTFIHGFGGAHAY, translated from the coding sequence ATGCAATCAGTCAAACCGCTTGGTTTTCATCCCGGCACTCGCGCACCTGCCTTTCTTTTTGCGTTGCTCGATGCGTGTTTCGTATTGGCGGGCGCCGCAATTGCGTATGTATTCCGTTTTGACGATTTCACTGCGTGGAGCGATGCCACGCTGCTTCTCGTTGCCTTCAATACGGCGATGACCGTTCTGCTATTCCCCACGCTCGGCATCTATCAATCGTGGCGCGGACGGAGTCCGCTGGAAATGGTGTCGCTCGTCACGATCGGCTGGGTAGCCGTCTTCGTTCTGGGACTCGTACTGGTTTTCACGACGCATCAGGCGCGCACCCTGTCGCGGCTCTGGTGCGGCACGTGGCTAGTCACATCGCTTGTGCTCCTCGTCGGCTTGCGGCTCGCGAAGTATCAATTGTCGAAACAGCTATGGCGTCGCGGCATCAATGTCCAGCCCGTCGCGATCGTCGGTGCAAATCCGCTCAGCCTTACGCTGATCGATCGCTTGCGTAAAAACGCCCAGTCGGGTTTCTCTCCGGAATGTGTATTCGACGAAGATCCGCTTGCCTCCACGTACGCCGGTGGACTTCCGGTGGTCGCTTCTCTCGAAGGACTTGCCGATGCGGTGCGTACCCGCGGCATCAAGGAAATCTGGCTGGTTCTGCCGCTGCGGGAGGAAGCACGTGTACACGCCGTATTGAACGCATTCCGGCATGACTTCGTGAACGTCCGCTTCATTCCGAACGTGCGTGACTTTTCCCTCTTCAACCACTCGGTCTCGGAGGTCGTCGGGTTATCCGCAATCAATTTATTGGCATCACCGTCGGCAGATCCGCGTTTTGTACCCAAACAGATTTTCGACCGCACATTCGCGGCGCTCGCATTGCTCTGTTTGTTGCCGCTGATGCTTGTCATCGGAATTCTCGTGAAGTTGTCCTCGCCCGGGCCGGTTTTCTTCCGCCAATGGCGCAAGGGTGCGAACGGCAACGAATTCCAGATCTACAAGTTCCGGACGATGGTGGTTCATTCAGAAGATGCCGGCCAGCTGACCCAGGCCAAACGCCGCGATCCTCGTGTGACGCCAATAGGTGCGCTGCTCCGCAAGACCAGTCTCGACGAATTGCCGCAGTTCATTAACGTGCTCAAAGGCGACATGTCCGTGGTCGGTCCGCGTCCGCATGCCTTGCAGCACGATGAACTCTACAAAGACCTCGTGCATGGCTACATGTTTCGCTACAGGATCAAACCCGGCATTACGGGCTGGGCGCAAATCAATGGCTATCGCGGTGAAACCGACAAGATCGAGAAGATGCAAGGACGAATCGCATTCGATCTCTATTACATCGAGAACTGGACTTTCGGTCTTGATCTCAAGATCGTTCTAAAAACCTTTATTCATGGTTTCGGCGGCGCCCACGCTTATTGA
- a CDS encoding NAD-dependent epimerase/dehydratase family protein — MNILITGGAGFIGSALARALNRLGDTVTVLDNLSPQIHGTNPDDSPLFKSLPESVRLIKGDVRRREDWLAALEGQEAVIHLAAETGTGQSMYQIDHYVETNVRGTSLMLDLLAEARDAGHGTVRRVVVASSRSIYGEGKYRGHAGYVYPGARKASDMRLGLYDCLCPETGERLELVPTDETSKTHPSSVYGITKLFQEQLVLTVCETLDIGAIALRFQNVYGPGQSLRNPYTGILSIFSTLLLQGKDVNIFEDGLESRDFVYIDDIVESIVLALDATNKAGVAYNVGSGKATSVLQVAQTLKRFYGATGALNITGNFRLGDIRHNYADLKKIRKELDFEPKVSFAEGAMHFCKWVEEQTISDAGYDQSVAEMRSRGLLN, encoded by the coding sequence ATGAATATCCTGATCACCGGCGGTGCCGGCTTTATCGGCAGTGCCCTCGCGCGTGCCCTTAACCGCCTCGGCGACACTGTTACCGTACTGGACAACCTCTCTCCACAGATTCACGGAACGAATCCCGATGACTCGCCCTTGTTCAAGTCGCTGCCTGAATCCGTGCGCCTCATCAAAGGTGATGTACGTCGCCGTGAAGACTGGCTGGCCGCACTGGAAGGTCAGGAAGCCGTCATTCATCTGGCCGCGGAAACGGGTACCGGCCAATCCATGTACCAGATCGACCACTATGTCGAGACCAATGTGCGTGGCACGTCGCTGATGCTCGATCTACTCGCCGAAGCGCGTGACGCCGGGCATGGCACGGTCCGTCGGGTCGTTGTCGCGTCGTCCCGTTCCATTTACGGCGAAGGCAAATATCGCGGGCACGCGGGCTACGTATATCCGGGCGCGCGGAAAGCCTCTGATATGCGTCTCGGACTATATGATTGCCTTTGCCCGGAAACCGGCGAACGCCTCGAACTGGTTCCGACCGACGAAACTTCCAAGACACATCCAAGCTCTGTCTACGGCATTACGAAGCTGTTCCAGGAGCAACTGGTTCTGACCGTCTGCGAGACGCTCGATATCGGCGCTATCGCACTTCGCTTTCAGAACGTGTATGGGCCGGGACAGTCGCTGCGCAATCCGTACACCGGTATTCTCTCCATCTTCTCCACGCTGCTGCTTCAAGGCAAAGACGTCAACATTTTCGAAGACGGCCTTGAGAGTCGCGACTTTGTATATATCGACGACATTGTCGAATCCATTGTGCTCGCGCTCGATGCAACGAATAAGGCAGGCGTTGCCTACAACGTAGGATCAGGCAAGGCAACCAGCGTGCTTCAGGTCGCGCAAACGCTGAAGCGCTTCTACGGCGCCACCGGCGCGCTCAATATCACGGGCAATTTCCGCCTCGGCGACATCCGCCATAACTACGCGGATCTGAAAAAGATTCGCAAGGAGCTCGATTTCGAGCCGAAGGTGTCCTTCGCGGAAGGGGCGATGCATTTCTGCAAGTGGGTCGAGGAACAAACCATCTCCGATGCAGGCTACGACCAGTCGGTCGCCGAGATGCGCAGTCGCGGATTGTTGAACTAA
- a CDS encoding glycosyltransferase family 2 protein — MKIGIVTVLFKSDPVIAGFIASMNAQRFTDFHVLCIENDVENPACEAAIRADLKVPFTFIRNKSNVGVATANNQGLDFFLPDESFTHILFLNNDIEVDADFLQRQVDILVANPRVDALAPKSFYYDTPGKPWYAGGKLSYLKGGCRHFGHNKPDRLTKNLLYPVDYAPTCSLIVKSRPLKESGIRMWEELFVYYDDTIFCLELKRAGIKMYYTPTIHLQHKISSSTGGSRSDFSRYYLTRNWLYCGLKTRNLAVAASAIVLTVFHAVARHKIELRAMRDAFLMKRTVA, encoded by the coding sequence ATGAAAATTGGCATTGTGACCGTGCTTTTCAAATCGGACCCTGTGATCGCCGGGTTTATTGCGAGCATGAACGCTCAACGATTCACGGATTTCCATGTCCTCTGTATCGAGAACGACGTCGAAAACCCGGCCTGCGAAGCGGCAATTCGCGCGGATCTGAAGGTCCCGTTCACGTTCATTCGCAACAAGTCGAACGTGGGTGTCGCCACGGCGAACAATCAGGGACTTGACTTTTTTCTTCCAGATGAGAGCTTCACGCATATCCTCTTCCTGAATAACGATATCGAGGTCGATGCCGATTTCCTCCAGCGGCAAGTCGACATTCTGGTCGCCAATCCGCGCGTCGACGCCCTGGCGCCGAAAAGTTTCTACTACGACACGCCCGGCAAGCCGTGGTACGCCGGCGGCAAACTGAGCTATCTGAAAGGCGGCTGCCGTCATTTCGGCCATAACAAACCTGATCGACTGACCAAAAATCTGCTGTATCCGGTCGACTACGCGCCAACTTGCTCGCTGATCGTCAAATCGCGGCCGTTAAAGGAGTCGGGAATCCGGATGTGGGAAGAACTTTTCGTCTACTACGACGACACGATCTTCTGCCTCGAATTGAAAAGGGCCGGAATCAAGATGTATTACACGCCGACCATTCATCTTCAGCACAAGATCAGCTCTTCTACGGGCGGTAGTCGCTCAGATTTCTCACGCTATTACCTGACGCGCAATTGGCTTTACTGCGGACTGAAAACGCGCAATCTGGCCGTCGCCGCATCGGCAATCGTGTTGACGGTTTTCCATGCAGTAGCACGTCACAAGATCGAACTTCGTGCAATGCGCGACGCGTTCCTGATGAAACGGACTGTCGCATAA